The Bacteroidota bacterium sequence CTTCATTATCTCAACAGCTCTCCACTGACAAATCCACGCTCCTTACAACACAGGATCAGATCGCGAAATCAGAGGAAGATAAATTCAACGAAGAAATTATCCTGGAACAACTCCAGCAACAACTCCATGAATTAAAAAGCGCGCTGGATGAAACACGTGGCAATCACGATCAGATGAAAAGCGACATCAATCGTTTTTCTTCCGAAGCACGTTCTATCCAGACTTCCATGCACGAGTCGGAAAAGAGTCTCGCGGTGACTCAGGCTCGAAAAGATTCTATTCAAAAGGAAATTGAACGTCTATCAGATGATTCAATGACCAAACAACTGGAACACGATGAACTTCACGCGAAAGCGGAACAAAGTCGTCAGTTGAAAGAAGAAAAAGAACAACTTCACCACCAGTTGCTGAGCAACGAGGAACATCTTGCGCAGGAAATCATTCATGGCGATGAAGAACTGAAAAAACTCACCGAAGAAGTCATTGCCGAAGGCCGTAAGCTGGATGCCCGTCAGAATGAATTTAACCTGACCAAAAGTCTGGTGGAAAACCTGGAAGGATATCCTGAATCTCTTCGCTACCTCCGTAAAAACTCTCCTTCTACCAGCCAGGCTCCTCTTTTCTCTGAAATACTCAACTGTCCGGCTGAATACAAATCCGCGATTGAGAATTACCTCGATCCGTTCATGAACTATTTTGTGATTGATCAGATTGAAGAAGCCAGTCGCGCGGTAAATGTATTGAGCGAAGCAGCGAAAGGAAGAGCGAATTTCTTCATTCTGAAAAATTTCGAAGATACTCCGGTTCCTGCATTCGAACAGGTTTCGGACTGCATGCCTGCTATTAGTATTATTGACATCGCGGAAAAATATCGTCCACTTTGTAATCATCTGCTGCGTAATGTATATGTCGTTACGGAGAACCAGGAAAATACACCATTCCTGCAGCAGGATAACAAATCCCTCGTTTTCATTTCCAAAAATGGAAAATACTGCCGTACACGTCACTCTCTTTCCGGTGGTTCCATCGGATTGTTTGATGGCAAACGAATCGGTCGCGCGAAACACCTCGAGAATCTCAGCAAAGAAATTGAATCTCTTGCAAACGGATTGGAACGCCTGAAAACACAGCGCGACCAGGTTCAGCAACAACTGCAGGAAAATAAACGCAACAAAGAAAAACTCACAGCGGATAAAAACCGTCTGCAACAGGAAGCTAATAAAGCTGTTCACGAACATTCCTCTTTGAAAAACAAAGCGGAACACCTTCATTCCAGCATTGAAAACAACAAACGTATCCTGCAGGGGCTGCACGAACAGCAGACTTCAATTGATGAAACGCTGAGCCAAAACAACCTGAGCTTCCATGAACACCTGGAACAACTCCGTACTCAATACGAAACGGTAAGCGGTCAGCTGAACACACTCCAGCAGGAATTCAATTCCCTGACGGAAGTGATGAACAACCAAAGTCAGGGCTATAACCAGCACAACATCCAGTGTATTCAACAGCAAAACAAGATCGCGACGATCATTCGTGATCACGCTTACAAAGTCAACCTGCTGGAGACACTGAATAAAAATATTGCCAGCAATTCAGCGGAACTGGAAAACATCCAGAACCAAATCCGCGAACTGCTCGAATCCTCTACAGATTTTGATTCACAGTTGCTGACTTTGTACTCCGAAAAAGATACGATGGAGCAATCTGTTGCCGCTGTTGAAACGGAATACTTCAAGGCTCGTGGTTCAATCGATGAACTCGAAACCCGTATCCGCCAGGTACGTCACCAACGCGAGCAGTCGGAACAGATCGGTTTGGCCATCAAAGACAAAACGATGGAGCTGAAAATGCAGCTCAATTCACTTAAGGAAAGATTGTCCGTAGAATTCAATCTCGACATCAACGATATGCTCGAGAAAGAACCTTCTCCGGATTGGACGGAAGAAGAGCTTCGCGAAAAAGTAAACAAACAAAAAAATCAGCTCGACAATTACGGACCCATCAACCCGATGGCGGTCGAAGCGTATACAGAAATCAGCGAACGCCATACATTCATCAATACTCAGAAAGACGATCTTGCCAAAGCAAAAGAGTCACTGCTGAAAACTATCGAAGAAATCGAAGTGACAGCTCGCGAGAATTTCATGAAGGCATTCACGGATATTCGTCAGAATTTCATTCATGTATTCCGCTCACTGTTCACCGAGGACGATGATTGCGATCTGGTATTGCTCAATCCGGAAAATCCGACAGAAAGTGAAGTGCAGATTATCGCGAAACCAAAAGGCAAACGTCCGCTTTCAATTTCCCAGTTATCGGGAGGAGAAAAAACGCTTACGGCCACTGCCCTGCTCTTCAGTATTTACCTGTTGAAACCTGCACCGTTCTGTATCTTCGATGAGGTTGACGCTCCATTGGATGACATGAACATTGACAAGTTCAATAATATCATCCGTAAATTCTCGAAAGATTCACAGTTCATTATCATCACCCACAACAAACGTACGATGGCATCAACAGACATCATGTACGGTATCACGATGGTGGAACAGGGAGTCACTCAGGTTGTACCTGTGGATCTCGCGGAGATGGCGGAATAACAAGCCACTCTACTTATTTAATTTCTCATAAAAACACCTTCTTTCCGGAAGGTGTTTTTTTTTATTTCAATGACTTCTGTTCTTTTTCACCTTTCCTCACCGTATTAATTTCGCATAAAAATTATTAAAGATGAAAAAGCTCATACTATTGTTATTCATCACTATTTGTGCTTCAACTTCAAAATCGCAAAGCCTTCAAAATTCAGAGTGGTTCGGCACCAATCCTCCGAGTATCAATCTTTATTTTCTTTTTGGACAGGACACTTTATTTTACGCTACAACCGCTTCAGGATATTCACCATTGAGTTTATATACATCAAACAACGGACAATTTGCCATTTTTGATCTTGGTACATCCTGTAGCGATACAGGTAATTATACATATGTGATTCAGGGAACCAACCTGATTTTTACACCAGTGGTCGATCTGTGCGCTCAAAGAAGAAATACCCTGACACAATATTCCTGGGTAAGAATAAATACCGGCGTTTCTGAAACGAAAATACCTGGAAATAACCTCTTGCAATTCGTGAACCCTGCTGTGGAAGGTATTTCTGCATTTAAATACAATGGAAATAATTTCACAGCGGCTCAAATCATGGTCTGTGACATGTACGGCAGAAAAATTTATTCAGGGAATCTTTCAGACTTAAATGGGCAGATTAACCTGTCTGATTTTACAAGAGGAATGTATCTTGTAAGTCTGATTGAAGAAAACATAAATTATACATTCAAAATTTTCCGTTAACACACGAATTAACTAAGTGCATAACTTCAGGGATGCATAGATACAATCAAAAACTGCTGATTGTTTTCCATCAATGCATAGTCTGCCGACTCAACAATGCCATCGCCGTTTAGATCACCGGCATGATATCCCGCCAACAAATTCTGTGTGTCATTTTCCAGGGAATTAAAATCATCAGTATTGATTTGCCCATCCTGAATTCCTGAGCTAACACCATTTGTGATATCGCCACTCCACAACGCCCATATTCCGGGGCTCACTTCAACCTGATTGGAACCATAAGCCTGAGCTGCATTTATACTGAAATCATAATTGGTTACCGACTCCATTACAACAACAGAGGATGACCAGGTCTCGATCGAATTCCGATGTTGAATACGTATATAGAAATTTTCATCTTTCAAAGCTGGCGAAAAGTAACAGGTGAGCAATCCGTTTACATCCAGGATTGCTTCAGAACACTCGACAACAGCATGTGTATTCACATCCATCAGACAAACATGAATCGTGTCACAATCAGTCGGACTGATACTGAGTCCGGAATTATACAATGCGGGATTCATGGAACCACTTTGCAGGTAATATCCCTGGAGAAACATTTTCAATTGCAAAGATGTACTGGTTAAACAGCTTGTCTTAATTGTAAACACAGGAC is a genomic window containing:
- the smc gene encoding chromosome segregation protein SMC yields the protein MRLTTLEIKGFKSFGDKVTIHFDKGVTSIVGPNGSGKSNVVDAMRWVLGEQKTRMLRSEKMENIIFNGTKTRKPANLAEVSLSFENTKNILPTEYSTVTITRRLYRTGESDYLLNNVPCRLKDITELFMDTGIGSDSYAIIELKMVDEILNDKNNAIKNLLEEAAGISKYKTRKKQTLSKLEDTDKDLSRVNDLLFEIERNMKTLESQARKTERYYKLKEQYKELSSELALFTLAGSKKTFEELQQQEEKQQEEKITLDASLDSSEAELQIVKLHSLEKEKELSEAQKLLNEKISFIRQQENDKKISNEKLKYLQDKESSLSQQLSTDKSTLLTTQDQIAKSEEDKFNEEIILEQLQQQLHELKSALDETRGNHDQMKSDINRFSSEARSIQTSMHESEKSLAVTQARKDSIQKEIERLSDDSMTKQLEHDELHAKAEQSRQLKEEKEQLHHQLLSNEEHLAQEIIHGDEELKKLTEEVIAEGRKLDARQNEFNLTKSLVENLEGYPESLRYLRKNSPSTSQAPLFSEILNCPAEYKSAIENYLDPFMNYFVIDQIEEASRAVNVLSEAAKGRANFFILKNFEDTPVPAFEQVSDCMPAISIIDIAEKYRPLCNHLLRNVYVVTENQENTPFLQQDNKSLVFISKNGKYCRTRHSLSGGSIGLFDGKRIGRAKHLENLSKEIESLANGLERLKTQRDQVQQQLQENKRNKEKLTADKNRLQQEANKAVHEHSSLKNKAEHLHSSIENNKRILQGLHEQQTSIDETLSQNNLSFHEHLEQLRTQYETVSGQLNTLQQEFNSLTEVMNNQSQGYNQHNIQCIQQQNKIATIIRDHAYKVNLLETLNKNIASNSAELENIQNQIRELLESSTDFDSQLLTLYSEKDTMEQSVAAVETEYFKARGSIDELETRIRQVRHQREQSEQIGLAIKDKTMELKMQLNSLKERLSVEFNLDINDMLEKEPSPDWTEEELREKVNKQKNQLDNYGPINPMAVEAYTEISERHTFINTQKDDLAKAKESLLKTIEEIEVTARENFMKAFTDIRQNFIHVFRSLFTEDDDCDLVLLNPENPTESEVQIIAKPKGKRPLSISQLSGGEKTLTATALLFSIYLLKPAPFCIFDEVDAPLDDMNIDKFNNIIRKFSKDSQFIIITHNKRTMASTDIMYGITMVEQGVTQVVPVDLAEMAE
- a CDS encoding T9SS type A sorting domain-containing protein; translated protein: MKKLILLLFITICASTSKSQSLQNSEWFGTNPPSINLYFLFGQDTLFYATTASGYSPLSLYTSNNGQFAIFDLGTSCSDTGNYTYVIQGTNLIFTPVVDLCAQRRNTLTQYSWVRINTGVSETKIPGNNLLQFVNPAVEGISAFKYNGNNFTAAQIMVCDMYGRKIYSGNLSDLNGQINLSDFTRGMYLVSLIEENINYTFKIFR